From a single Myotis daubentonii chromosome 5, mMyoDau2.1, whole genome shotgun sequence genomic region:
- the LOC132234131 gene encoding olfactory receptor 7A10-like, with the protein MVQGNDTSVSEFILLGLSEEPALQPLIFGLFLSMYLVTVLGNLLIILAVSSDSHLHTPMYFFLSNLSLVDICVTSTTIPKMLWNIQTQKKVITYAGCITQMYFFILFAVTDDFILTVMAYDRYVAICHPLYYTVIMNPRLCGLLVLVSWIMSALYCMLQSLMVLRLSFCTCLEVPHFFCELNQMVQLACSDTFLNKMVVCFGIGLMGGGPFVCILYSYSKIVASMRGIPTAEGKYKAFSTCVSHLSVVSLFYGTSLGVYLSSAAAHSSHSSAAASVLYTVVTPMLNPFIYSLRNKDIKGALKQFVGMTGIKGPVVLGMRKCP; encoded by the coding sequence ATGGTACAAGGCAATGATACCTCAGTTTCAGAATTTATTCTCCTGGGACTTTCAGAGGAACCAGCACTgcagcccctcatatttgggcttttcctctccatgtacctggtcactgtgttgggaaacctgctcatcatcctggccgTCAGCTCAGATTCCCAcctccacacgcccatgtacttcttcctctccaacctgtccttggtagacatctgtgtcacctccaccaccatcccgAAGATGCTGTGGAACATCCAGACACAGAAAAAAGTCATCACCTATGCAGGCTGCATCACACAGATGTATTTTTTCATACTCTTTGCAGTGACAGACGACTTTATCCTGACTGTGATGGCCTATGACAGGTATGTGGCCATATGTCACCCACTGTACTACACAGTCATCATGAACCCCCggctctgtggactgctggttctggtgtcctggatcatgagtGCCCTGTATTGCATGTTACAAAGTTTAATGGTGTTGCGACTATCCTTCTGTACATGCTTGGAAGTTCCtcattttttctgtgaactcaaTCAGATGGTCCAACTTGCCTGTTCTGACACCTTTCTTAATAAGATGGTGGTGTGTTTTGGGATTGGGCTGATGGGTGGTGGTCCCTTTGTTTGTATCCTTTACTCTTACTCTAAGATAGTAGCCTCTATGCGAGGAATCCCAACAGCTGAGGGGAAGTATAAGGCATTTTCTACTTGTGTGTCTCACCTCTcagttgtctccttattttatggaACAAGCCTAGGAGTGTACCTCAGCTCTGCGGCTGCCCACAGCTCACACTCAAGTGCAGCAGCCTCAGTGTTGTACACCgtggtcacacccatgctgaaccccttcatctacagtctcAGGAACAAAGACATAAAAGGGGCCCTGAAACAATTTGTTGGGATGACAGGCATAAAAGGTCCAGTTGTCCTAGGGATGAGGAAGTGTCCATGA